The DNA window GTTGACTTCAATATCCTCTGTACGGTCAACGCCGGCAATGGCGACCATCCTTTGGAGGTCTATCGTTTCTTCCGCGATGACTTGCAGGCCCAGTTCGTTCAGTTCATTGCGATCGTCGAGCGCATCAACGAGGATGGCCTCACCCTGCTTCAGGCGGGCGACACGGTTACCGACCGCTCAATTCAGCCGGAACAATATGGCAGATTCCTTTCGACGATATTCGATGAGTGGGTGCGGAGAGATGTGGGGCAGGTCTACGTGCAGCTTTTCGATGTGACCCTGGGCAATTGGATTGGACAGTACGCCCTCTGCGTGTTTTCCCCCACCTGTGGCAACGCATTGGCCCTGGAACATACCGGTGATCTCTACGCCTGCGATCATTTTGTCGAACCTGACTATCTCCTGGGCAACATCCTTGAGACGCCCATGATCGAACTGGTTGCCTCGCCGCAACAGCGGCAGTTTGGCCGTGACAAGCTCGACAGCCTGCCCAGGTATTGTCTTGAGTGCGACGTTCGCTTCGCCTGCCATGGCGGCTGTCCCAAGAATCGTTTTATCGAAACGCCTGATGGGGAACCGGGTTTGAACTACCTTTGCGCAGGCTACAAAACATTCTTTGAGCACGTCAGGCAGCCCATGAACACCATGGCAGAACTGTTGCGGAGAGAGCGCGCCCCGGCCGAAATCATGCAGATTCTGGCCGCTGAAGAGAGAAAGCTCGAGGCCAGCTTTGCGGGAATCGGGCGCAACGACCCCTGTCCCTGTGGCAGTGGCCGCAAGTTCAAACAATGTCACGGAAAATCGTAGCTCGAAAAGGTAAAAAACATGAAACAGATTGGACACGTTATCCGCCGCCCCCTTTCTACGCTGGTCTTTTTCGAAGATTCTAATACTGTCTACAGGCTCGCCGATGACGATGTGAAGATCGTCGAAGCAAAGACGGGCCGGCTGATCGAGTTCTTTGCTGAAGATGAACTGCGAGCCACTCTGCAACGATTCCATATTGCTCCCGAAGAATTGAGCGACGAGGACCGGGCTGAGATCGCCGGCAGGTATCCGGAAAGCTCGCAGGATCTTGTGGATGCGGCATTGGCGGTTCAGGCGAGCGAGAGTCTCAAACCACTACCCGAGCCACCGGTTGAAGAGGAAACAGTCGTGCTCGCGGCAGCTGATGGCGGGGCTCCCGTCGATCCCGGTGAACCTGAGAAGATCGCTGCCGATGACGGAAAATCCAACCGTG is part of the Chloroflexota bacterium genome and encodes:
- a CDS encoding anaerobic sulfatase maturase, encoding MVNPSSISNVPPAFHLLAKPTGAICNLDCKYCFFLTKEMLYPGSKFRMTDEVLDAYLRQLIESHQVPEVMIAWQGGEPTLMGLDFFRRAVAIAESYRKPGMTISHSMQTNGTMLDDEWAAFFKENNFLIGLSVDGPRELHDKYRVTKGGKGSFDQVMKGLDFLKRHEVDFNILCTVNAGNGDHPLEVYRFFRDDLQAQFVQFIAIVERINEDGLTLLQAGDTVTDRSIQPEQYGRFLSTIFDEWVRRDVGQVYVQLFDVTLGNWIGQYALCVFSPTCGNALALEHTGDLYACDHFVEPDYLLGNILETPMIELVASPQQRQFGRDKLDSLPRYCLECDVRFACHGGCPKNRFIETPDGEPGLNYLCAGYKTFFEHVRQPMNTMAELLRRERAPAEIMQILAAEERKLEASFAGIGRNDPCPCGSGRKFKQCHGKS